A window of Chryseobacterium scophthalmum genomic DNA:
TAAATTAACATGAAACAATTCTTACAAAAAATCCCCCTTCGATTCGTTGATTATTAATTTCTAAAATTTAGAAGCAACGTAGCCACACGCTTTAATTTATTCATATAAAATATATGATAAATTGATGTTTTGTACCATATATCCCCGATGAATTTTCGATCGGGTGTTATGCCTCTATGAGTTTAATTTGATAATCTCAAGAATCTAATCTATTTACTAAAAGACAAAATTTTATCTGTTTCACTTTAAAAAAACAAATAACTATGGAAGGAACAATAGGAGAAATCCGCCTTTTTGCCGCAAACTTTGCACCTAGAGATTGGTCGTATTGTAATGGTGCATTAATCGCAATCAGAGCAAACACCGCTTTATTCTCTATTTTGGGAACCACTTATGGAGGAGATGGAAAAGTCACTTTCGGCTTACCTAATCTTTCAGGAAGATCTGCCGTAGGAGCAGGGCAAGGACCTGGATTATCTTACTACGACTTAGGTGAGATGACCGGTACAAATAAAACAACACTTACTGTTTTGAATCTTCCACCACATACTCATACCGCGGGAGGAAATATTGTTATTCCTGCATTTTCAGATGATGGAGACTCTGCAACTCCGGCAAATAATATTTTGGCTTCAAAGAGTGCTATGTATACATCTGAGGCAGGTGATTCTAATACTAAATCTATTCCTCTGAACATTCAGGTGAGTGTTATAGGCGGAAGCAATCCAATTAATATTACTCAGCCTTCACTAGGAATGAATTATATTATTTGCATGTACGGAGTTTTCCCATCTAGAAGCTAATAAGGAGTCATTTCTTAATTTTTAAAATTTATAATAATTAAAACTAAAATACTATGGAAGGTTATATAGGAGAAATTCGATTGTTTGCGGGAAATTTCGCTCCAAGAGGATGGATGTTTTGCGATGGAACGCTATACAATATATCAACTTATGATGTGCTTTATACAATCTTAGGAACTACTTATGGGGGTAATGGGCAAACTACATTTGGTGTGCCAGATTTACGTGGCCGTGTTGCTGTAGGGACAGGTCAAGGAGCTGGTTTACAAAATATTACACTGGGTCAGGCAGGAGGTACGGAAACTGTAACAATGACTACTTCACAAATGCCAATGCATACTCATAATGCAATAGCAACGATAGCATTTCCTGCTTCTTCTGAGGCTGGAGATTCAGCTTCGCCTTCGGGAGCTATTTTAGG
This region includes:
- a CDS encoding phage tail protein → MEGTIGEIRLFAANFAPRDWSYCNGALIAIRANTALFSILGTTYGGDGKVTFGLPNLSGRSAVGAGQGPGLSYYDLGEMTGTNKTTLTVLNLPPHTHTAGGNIVIPAFSDDGDSATPANNILASKSAMYTSEAGDSNTKSIPLNIQVSVIGGSNPINITQPSLGMNYIICMYGVFPSRS
- a CDS encoding phage tail protein, whose translation is MEGYIGEIRLFAGNFAPRGWMFCDGTLYNISTYDVLYTILGTTYGGNGQTTFGVPDLRGRVAVGTGQGAGLQNITLGQAGGTETVTMTTSQMPMHTHNAIATIAFPASSEAGDSASPSGAILGGLQGAYSTQPADTNIAPATASGALSTVGSGVPFEILQPVLAANYIICCEGIYPSRP